In a genomic window of Zonotrichia albicollis isolate bZonAlb1 chromosome 7, bZonAlb1.hap1, whole genome shotgun sequence:
- the LOC106630548 gene encoding endogenous retrovirus group K member 21 Gag polyprotein-like, protein MDNNISKLETLHKDCLLHITKEQGYKIQERKLIQLLIWVKTYCPWHPPDGSYDLDHWKQVGESPKSHQVDSHEVNPDEFITWLIVYSALQAFRDLEEILHPAVNLSADTSHALTAPLSRPDSVGLQVEEGINGEEQEGDLVNPRAIDLRQECDLYPAIKPQPLKAMTASPSTDTKVLKQQSCLPPYDVSPLRHVTDNELSLSPEPKSFLDTCRRQALDQGDVELLHDMPTVYQGNQPHHEQISYEMVKELRKSVKENGLQSSYTMRLVEAIAKNYVMLPADWKALFKLIMTTRQYSIWCAEYEELCENQAQANMDTGNAGITKDHLAGTGAQTTIRDQLRMPPETYNQVRGLAIRALKRVPDINRTERSFSTIRQGPQEPYINFIDRLQTAVNRQIDLPAAVEVLLKSLAYENANTDCLKALDQIKTKPGTSLTDFIKTCAHIGTEQYRADLLATALAQQLQVARTAIKCFGCGEEGHVKKQCPKNKQGKKKPSKLCFRCKKGYHWSNECCSKYDKDGKPLPQRQKLKGGVKYGVTQQNRIQVQQTHAAQVTSGEPQAVPAWTWQFPPQPQ, encoded by the coding sequence ATGGACAATAATATCAGTAAACTGGAAACTCTCCATAAAGACTGTTTACTGCATATTACTAAGGAACAAGGGTATAAAATACAAGAAAGAAAGCTTATACAGCTCCTTATATGGGTGAAAACTTACTGTCCTTGGCATCCCCCCGATGGCTCCTATGACCTCGATCACTGGAAGCAAGTGGGGGAGTCTCCAAAGTCTCATCAAGTAGACAGTCATGAGGTTAACCCTGATGAATTCATTACATGGCTGATTGTTTATTCTGCGCTACAAGCTTTTCGCGATTTGGAAGAAATATTACACCCAGCCGTAAATTTGTCTGCAGACACTTCCCATGCACTCACAGCTCCACTTTCACGTCCTGATTCGGTTGGTTTGCAAGTGGAGGAGGGAATTAATGGGGAGGAACAGGAGGGTGATCTTGTGAATCCAAGAGCTATTGATCTAAGACAGGAATGTGATTTATATCCTGCTATAAAGCCACAGCCGCTGAAAGCTATGACTGCATCACCATCTACTGACACAAAGGTGCTAAAACAGCAGTCTTGTCTCCCACCCTATGACGTGTCTCCCTTAAGACACGTGACTGATAATGAACTTTCGCTGTCCCCTGAGCCAAAAAGCTTTTTAGACACCTGCCGAAGACAAGCATTAGATCAAGGGGATGTTGAATTGCTCCATGATATGCCCACGGTCTATCAAGGCAATCAGCCTCATCATGAGCAAATTTCTTATGAAATGGTTAAGGAATTAAGAAAATCTGTGAAAGAAAATGGTCTTCAGTCTTCCTATACGATGAGACTTGTAGAAGCTATAGCAAAAAACTATGTTATGTTACCTGCTGACTggaaagctttatttaaattaattatgaCAACAAGACAATATTCAATATGGTGTGCAGAGTATGAAGAGTTATGTGAAAATCAAGCCCAGGCTAACATGGACACTGGTAATGCTGGAATAACAAAGGATCATTTGGCAGGGACTGGAGCTCAGACAACCATAAGAGATCAGTTAAGAATGCCCCCAGAGACATATAACCAAGTGAGGGGGCTGGCTATAAGAGCTCTGAAAAGAGTGCCAGACATTAACAGAACTGAACGTAGCTTCTCCACCATAAGGCAAGGACCCCAAGAACCCTACATTAATTTTATCGATCGCTTGCAAACAGCTGTGAACAGGCAAATTGATTTACCAGCTGCAGTGGAAGTTTTATTGAAATCCTTAGCCTATGAAAATGCTAATACTGACTGTCTTAAAGCACTCGatcaaataaaaaccaaacctgGTACTTCCTTAACTGACTTTATCAAAACTTGTGCACATATTGGTACAGAACAATACAGAGCAGATTTACTAGCAACTGCCTTAGCTCAACAGCTACAAGTGGCTCGGACAGCAATTAAATGCTTTGGCTGTGGAGAGGAAGGTCATGTGAAAAAGCAGTGCCCAAAGAATaagcaagggaagaaaaaaccTAGTAAACTGTGCTTCAGATGCAAGAAAGGTTACCACTGGAGTAATGAATGCTGTTCTAAGTATGACAAAGATGGCAAACCTCTGCCACAACGGCAAAAATTGAAGGGCGGAGTGAAATACGGTGTCACACAACAAAACAGGATCCAGGTACAGCAAACCCACGCAGCTCAAGTTACGTCAGGAGaaccccaggcagtgccagcttgGACTTGGCAGTTTCCACCACAACCACAATAA